The genomic segment ATCACATTAGCACACAACCTTCATAAAGAAGTGATTGCAGAAGGTGTTGAAACGAAGGAACAACTCGACTTCCTGACAAATCACCAGTGTGATATAACGCAAGGCTATTTCTTCAGCAAGCCACTTCCAATTGAGGAAATCGAGGAAATTTATTTAGTACGATAAGGATAATAGGGGGAGCAAACAGCATGACAACGACTGCATCCGTATTAGTAGCGAATTTCAAATATTGGGGTATTAATCATATTTTCGGCATTCCGGGAAAGGCAATATCCCCTATATTATTCGAGATATTGACACATGATCTGGAATTTGTATTAAGTAAACACGAAGCAGCTGCTGGGTTTGAAGCTTCCGGCTATGCCTTAATGAATCAGAAAATCGGGGTCGCAGTTGGTACGTCTGGGCCTGGTGGGACCAACCTACTGACAGCCGCCGGTCAGGCGAAAGCCTCCAATCTTCCCTTATTAATTATCACAGGGCACCCTTCACTGAAAGATACTGGAAAAGCAATGGGTCAGGACTCCAGCATATTCGGTACCGATCTTGTGGATATGTTCAAATCTGTCACTAAATTCAGTGCACGGGTAGAGCGCGGTGATATGCTACAGCCGTTCCTGCAGCATGCCCTTGAAAAAGCGTTATCAGGTGTAAAAGGACCTGTGCATCTGTCTATTCCGTTTGATATTTTACTACAAGAGATCGAACCATTTCAATTAGAATTTCCAGTGTCCCATGAAATGATTTCACCCAATACCTGTGATGTAATCGAAAAACTACATGCGGCCAAGCGTCCCCTCCTATTTCTGGGAAAAGGCGTTCATTCCAGCAAGGCCTACGAAGAAGTGCAGCGTCTTGCTGAGCATTGGAACATTCCTGTCATCACCACACCAGGTGGAAAAGGTACATTTCCATCCAATCATAAGCTCTCTTTAGGAGCATTCGGATTGGGCGGTACCGTGGAAGCAGCAGAATACTTTAATGAGCAGGTTGACCTACTTATTATCATCGGATCAAGATTAAGTGACATGTCGATCGCTGGCTTATCCGAATCGATGTATCCAGAGCATATCATCCACTTTGATTATGACCCAACCTTTATCGGGAAATCAATTCAAGTACCAACTACTCCCGTGCTTGGCGACATTAAATCTAATCTAACAGCGATTTTAAAGGATATACCGGAAACAAACAGCGAAGCCTTTTTATCAGCAATCGAAGTGAGCCCACTTCAGGATAATCAGCCAGGAGAGCGAATGTCTGCAGTCCAAGTATTACGGGCGATGCGAAATACGCTTCCAGATGACGCGATTATTTTTGGAGATGATGGGAGCCATTCATTCTACGGCATTAAATACTTTGATATTTACAAACCAGGAACTTTCTTCTTTGATGATATATTCGGTGCGATGGGTAACGGAATCGGCTATTCCATCGGTGCAAAACTAGCAGCCCCCGAAAAAACAATTATTTGTTTAGTTGGTGACGGATGTATGTTCATGCACGGTACGGAACTTTCGACAGCGTACAACTATAACTCCCCTGTCCTGTTCATCGTTTTGAATAATGGACGATTAGACATGGTGGAAAAAGGAATGCAAAAAATGATTGGCACGTCCATCGGTGGTATTTATGAAACTCCACTCGACGTAGCTAAATTTGCCGAATCAATGGGATTAACAGCAACTACATGCCATACCCCTTATGATCTAACCGAAGCTATAAAAGAAGCGTTACATATGATTAAAGAAACCAACAAACCGATCGTAATTGAAGCATTAGTTCTTGAAAATGAAATTCCACCAACAATGGGGAGGCAATAATATGGAAAATAACAAGCGGTATGAGTACGGTTTAAATGCAATGGAGGAATTATTCTCGCAAGAAGTACGGACGGGCATGGAAGGCATAAAGAAAATCTCACCTGACTTTTGGGAGATGATCGTGTCCTTCGGCTTTGGTGATCTTTACACTAGAGAAGGTCTTTCCCTTAAAGAACGGGAATTCATAACACTCACTTCGCTCATCACACAGGGAGCTTTTGAGCAATTTAAAGTTCACCTGCAGGCAGCCTTAAACGTCGGCCTCACAAAAGATGAAATTATCGAAATCATCATCCAGTGTGCCGGATATGTCGGTTTCCCTAAAGCCGTTCAAGCAATGGGAATCGCTGGAGAGATTTTCGCTAAGAATGAGTAGGGATTGTTGGAGACTGAAGGTTTGATAGGCTTGATATGAAGGCATATAGTTCACACATTTAAATAAACATGGAAAAGACCAGACATTTGTAAATATGTTTGGTCTTTTCTATTTTAGTGGGGTTGGTTGGACACTTCCATTGTTTCGTTGGAGGCTTCCCCTTTGGTTGGACACTTTCATGGATTAGTTGTAGACTTCTTGGGATTCATTGCACACTTTCCGCGCTTTGTTGGACACTTCCATAGATTCGTTGGACACTCCCCCAACGAATCTACAATGATCATTGAAGGGAATCTTTACTTCAACATATAGCTTTAAGTTTATTATTGACAGAATAATCCGTTTCGCGAATGGTTAACATACAAATAAATACACTCTGATACTGTCAAAGCTTATAAGGGAAAGGCAATTATTTTTTAATGAATAATCGCCTCTCCATTTTTTCTATTTGAAATTTAGTGCCTGTGCATCAAATAAGACGAACAATTCATGTAACTAAATAAAAATAATCATACGGTCATATATTAACCTAATTTGTATTTTATTATTATAAAACCCAGGTGTATATTTCGTATTTTCTCACTCATAGAAACCTAACACAAATAGTTATATGTTTTATAATATTTTATTCGGATTTAGAATATTATTAGGGTCTAGTGCTTTTTTAATCTTTTGCATGACTTCAAATGCATTTCCATGTTCTAATCTTTGATACTTTTTCTTTCCGATTCCTACTCCATGTTCACCAGAGCATGTACCGCCCTTAGCAAGTGCATAATGAACAATACGCTCATTAACTTTATTCGCTTTTGAAATTTCTTCTGGGTTATTTAAGTCCATCATTAAAAGTACATGATAATTACCGTCACCAACATGTCCTACAATCCCAGCAGCCAGTCCTGATTCCTCAACAGCCTCCCTTGCGTCTTTTATTGCACCTACAAGCTCAGATATAGGAAGGCAAACATCAGTAATCATTTGTTTTTTTCCTGGGTGTCCATGAGTATAGGCATATGCTGCATTGTGACGGGCTTCCCATAAAAGATTCTTTTTTGCCGTTTCTTCTTCAAATAATATTTCTCGGCAATTTTTATCTTGCAAAATTTCTTGTGTAAAGATAATATCTTGTTCCAGGCCCGCTTTATTTCCGTGGAATTCTAAAAACAAAGTTGGTACTTCTTTGTAAATCGTATTACTATAATGATTAATTTGCTTCATCGAATGCTCATCGATTAGTTCAATTCTTGCTACAGGAACCCCTGCTTGTAAAATAGCAATAACAGCTTCAACTGCATCATCAACAAGTGTAAATGATGCTCTAGCTGCAACTGTATGTTCAGGAATACCATAAACATTTAATGTTAGCTCAGTGAAACAGCCCAAGGTCCCTTCAGACCCTACAAATATTCCGTTTAAATGGTAACCGGAAGATGATTTTGCAGCTAAATTACCTGTATGTATAATCTTGCCGTCTGCAAGAACCACTTCTAAATCACGAACTTGATCACGCATAACCCCGTACTTAACCGAGGTTGTTCCACTTGCGTTTGTCGCAGCCATACCACCGAGGGTTGCGTCTGCTCCAGGGTCAACAGAAAAGAATAAACCATATTTTTTTAATTCTTTATTCAGCTGCATACGGGTGACGCCAGGTTGTACCTTCACCAATAAGTCATTTTCTCTGACTTCTAAAATATGATTCATAAGTGAAAAGTCAATCATGATTCCATTGTTGTACGGAATTATATTTCCTTCCAAACTTGTACCTACTCCAAATGGAACAACTGCTACTTTATATTTGTTTGCCAGTTTCATAATCAGACTAACTTCTTCTGTACTTTCTGGAAACACGACAACATCTGGCAAATGAGGTGTATGATATGATTCGTCTCTACCATGTTGTTCTAATACGGTTTGATTATTTGTCACACGGTCAGATGTCAGAACTTTTTTTAATTCATTAATAAGATTCACCTGTTCAATCCCCTTTATATAATGAGTTTTATTTTGAGTTCTTCTTTTCGTTCATTATGGATTCTCAAGGACGAATAGCAGTACCATCTTGTAATCTTGTCAAAGTCCATGCTGGAGTTTTTGTTGAAGGTGGATATTTCACGGCTAATTTTTCATTGATTTCAATACCAAGCCCTGGTTTATCATTAGGATAAGCACATCCATTTTCAACTTCGGGACAGCCAGGGAAGATTTCGTACATAGAATCACTTACATATTGCCATTCTTGAATACCGAAATTTATGCAACTAATGTCTAAGTGAATATTAGCTGCGTGTCCTACTGGTGATAAGTCTAGGGGGCCGTGTAGTGCTGTTCTTATACCAAACGCTTCACACATTGAAATTACTTTTTTGGCTGGAGTCACCCCTCCTATTTGACTTACATGAACACGGATAAAATCTATAAATCTTTGAGTAATCAGCGGTATCCATTCGTTTGGATTATTAAACAACTCACCCATCGCAATAGGGGTCGTGGTATTCTGTCTAATTTGTTTTAGCCAGTCTTTTTGCTCTGGTGGAAGTACATCTTCTAAGAAATATAGGTCATACTGTTCTAACTTCTTTGTAAATCCAACCGCATCAATAGGAGCTAATCTTTCATGCACGTCATGAATGAATTCAATTTCCCATCCGAATTCTTTACGTAAATACGCAAACATATCAATAGTGGATCTCATATATCCTTTGGGATTAAAAACACTATTACAACTACGCGGGTCTATAGAATCTACATTTGAACTGCTCATTTTACATCTAATATGTTGATATCCCTCTTCCAACAACTCTGTAACCTTTTCTTTTAATTTCTCATGATTACTTCCTTCAGCGTGACGATATAAGGGTACACCATTTCGGCATTTACCACCTAACAGCTGGTACAAAGGCATATTTGCAATCTTACCTTTAATATCCCAGAGGGCCATATCAATTCCAGATAATGCGTTATTAAACTCAGGTCCATTTCTCCAATAACCACAGACCAAGGCAGTATTCCAAATATCCTCGATTTGTGTTACATCTTTACCTAATAGGAATGGCTTTAAATAATTATCTAGAATAGATACAACAGCAACGTGGCGCTGGGTAAATGTAGCACACCCTAAACCATATAATCCGGGCTCTGAAGTAAATACCTTAACAACAATCAAATTTACACCATCAGGAGCAGTGACAATGGTCCGAATATCTTTAATAGTAATCATGCAATGTAACCCCCTTAAAACTCTGCTATTCTGCTTTAATTTTCACAATCATTTCTATTTCCACTGGAGTACCAAATGGAAGTTCTGATGTCCCTATTGCGGAACGAGCATGGACACCCGCACTTCCAAATATTTGTCCTAGTAAATCGGAAGCACCATCTAGGACATAAGGTTGATCTTTAAATCCTTCTTCACTTCTTATAAAGCCAAGCAATTTTACAACTTGTTCTACTCGATCCAAACTTCCAATATGCTGCTTTAATGTACTTAGTAAATTTATCATGGTTTGCCTGGCAGCCATTTTTCCTTGCTCAATTGTGAGTTCTTTACCTAATTTCCCCGTGTACATCAACGTCCCATTAACCCTACAGTCATTTCCTGACGTGTAAACCATGTCATTTACCGTCATAGCCGATGTATATGAAGCGACTGGTGCGTAGGGTTCAGGCAAAGTGATACCTAGTTCCTTAAGTCTTTGATCCACTAAATTCATATTTTACCTCCTCATTCATTACTTTTTATTTGTAAATATGATAAATTATGAAACACTTTTCTGTTACGAATTATTGAGTCGTTTTTCCTAGTGGGATGAACACGATTTGTTAATAGAATAGCAAAGCCATCGGTTTCGGGATCTATCCATATGCTTGTCCCCGTAAATCCTGTATGACCGTAAGATTGCGGACTAAAATAATCACCAATTGGAGAGTTATGCTTATCCTTACCTTGCCACCCTAGCCCTCTTGCGAGATTTAAATGTTTTGTATGATTTTTACTCATTAAATTTACCGTGCTTGATTTTAGAAAACAAGAGAAATCTCTTTTATGTGCTTGTAACATTGCTTGGCAAAGTTTTGATAAGTCTGCTAGGGTACTGAAAAGGCCTGCATGACCAGTTACACCACCCAATACGACTGAATTTTCATCATGAACTTGTCCGCGGACTATTTTCCCTCTCCATATACAATCTTCCGTTGCGACGCACTTACTTATAATAGAAGGAACTGGATTAAAAAAAGTATGGTCCATATTTAATGGATTGAAAACTTTTTCTTTCAATACTAAATCTAGCGTTTTTTTTTCAATTGCTTCAATAATATCTCCAAGTATCATAAATCCCTGTGAAGAGTATTCCACTTTTGTATCTGGTTTGTTAGCAAAATGTAGTTCTCTTACACTTTTCTTCATTTCATTCGCTGTTTTACAAACTTGGAAATTGGGTTGTTGACCTGGGAGTCCACTTGTATGAGTCAATAACTGACGAAGTGTGATCTTAGCTTTGTCTGTATTCCTATACTCTTCTAAAAATAAGTCGACAGTATCCTCTAAACAAATTTTCCCCTCTTCTAATGCACACATAAGTGGTAAAACCGCAATAGGCTTTGTAACAGAAGCAAGATCATAAAGACTATCATCTTCCACTTTAGGGCCTCCCCAATATAAATGACCTAGACTATTGCTTTCTATTACACCATTTGAATTACCAATAACATATGAAGCACAGGAAAAATCTTTATTATCTATACATTCGCTCAAAAATCCAGTTAACATACTTGTCATGATAAAAAATTCCTTGCTATATCTTCATACAGTTTTTCAGCTACGTACAATTCATTAATTTCTACGAATTCATCAGCAACATGTGCTTGTGCCAAACTTCCAGGTCCCAAAATAATCGTTGGTATCTTTGCCACCGTAACGAGTTTACTCATATCACAACCCGCCCGAAAGCCAATTGGATATTGTTTATCAGGCACAATACCTTTAATAGTTTCTATAGCTTTTTCTACGATTTTCTCACCTACTGAAGTCTCTGAAGGTATTGTCGCTACAATTGGTTGAATAAATTCAATTTCAAATTGACCTATTTCATGGTGTAACTCTTTTAAAATATCATCCATCTCTTTATCTGCTTTTTCATGAGTTTCGCCTGGTAATAGCCTACGATCGATAACAATATCACATTGACCTGGAATTGTATTTTGTTGAGTCCCTCCATCGATGATAGTTACAGAAATACTTGCGGAACCTAGAAATGGATGGGCTTCTTTTAATAATTTCTGATTTAATTGTTCGATTTTAAGTATAAAATGAGCCGCATGAGTTATTGCATTGATACCTTTTTCCGACTGTGCCGAATGTGCACTTTTTCCTTTTATACGAATTCGTTTCATATAAGTCCCTTTATGTGCAACCGCTATATGTAAATTTGTTGGTTCTCCTACAATCGCGCCATCAGCCTCTAAACCTTTGCTGACCAGATGTAAAGAACCCACTCCTCCAGATTCCTCACCCATAACTGCCGTTAACATGATTGTTCCTCGTAAACCTGCTGGATTTAATGCAAGACTTTCCAAAGCACACATCATACTTACAAGACTTCCCTTAGCATCACAGGCACCTACCCCATATAGCCGCGTACCTACAATTTCCGCTACAAATGGATCTGTCGTCCACTCTTGTCCTAGTGGATTATTAACATCCATATGCGTATTAAAAACTAGAGTAGGCCCTGAACCAAAATTCATTGAAATTAGTAGATTATTTTTTAATAGTTCTACTTCTTGTCTCTTCACTTCAGCTCCAAAACTCTCTGCCCATTTTTCGAGCCATCGTACAACTTGTTCAACATTTCCAGGTGGGTTTTGGCTTTGGAGAGATATACAATCCTTCAATGCTTCTACTACGTTTCTCTTTCCCACTTCAACTAACACTACCTTCCTTTAATCTTTATAAACCTTTGATTAACTTAGATAGTTCCGAAAGATCAGGGTTAATGTGAACATGGTCTTCATTCCCAAGACTTTCTATTAACTTAGGCTGTTTAAGACCGCCCCCTGTTATTACACATACAATTGTAGACTTAGAATCAATTAAACCTCTTTGTACCAACCGTTTCAATCCAGCAACACTTGCTGCTGAGGCTGGATCAGCAACGATCCCTTCTCTACCAAGGTCTTTCATAGCCCCAATAATTTCCTCGTCTGTTACTTCTTCAGCATATCCATTTGACTCATACAATGCGTTCAATACTCTCTTTCCATCTTGGATTGGAGCATCTGCAGAAATACTTTGTGCAATTGTTTTTGTCGGATCACCTACTCGAACTGCCACTTTCTTTCCTTGATTAAATGCTTTTACATGTGGGCCTGTTGCACTTGGTTGAACAGCAACCATTTTTGGCAATTTAGAAATCCATTGTAATTCATAAAGTTCCTTAAAGCCCTTCCATGCCCCCCATAAGCCTCCACCTGTTCCTACTGGATGAATCATATAATCAGGACTTTCCCATCCTAATGCTTCACTAATTTCATAAGCATATGTTTTCATAGCTTCATGGCGAATTGGGTTAATGAAATTCACAAATTGATATATATTTAATTCCCGAGAAGCTTCCTCAAGTAATTGCGTAATTTCATTCATGCTCTTATAATGTAGAATAGCTGTTTTCCCACCACTAAGAGTTATCAATGATTGCTTCAAGGGATTTGCTAAATATTCTACAAGAGTTAATGTTTTCATATTTGCCCTTTGTGCATAGGCTGAAAATGACATTCCTGCATTTCCAGAACTATACGTCATGCCTTCGGTTATACCAATTTCTTTTGCATAACTAATTGCCAAACTGAACCCTCTATCTTTAAAACTACCTGTTGGCATAAGCGTATCATTCTTAAAATATAGCTTCTCTAAACCTAGTTTTCCACCTATATATATAGAAGGTAAAAGCGGTGTGTCACCCTCTCCCATCGAGACAATATTCTCCTTACTTTTTAGTGGTAAGAATTCATGCCATCTCCATATACTTCGGTCCCTATTTTTAAAATCTGAAGGTGTAGATTTTTTCTTGAGTTCCTCAAAATTATATTGGACTTCTAATAGACCACCACAATCTGGGCAAGTTGTAACTGCCCGATTTCCCATTGATAGTTCAATTTTACAATCATCACATTTATAATGTGTCGCGTAAGACCAGCTCATTCTCTCCCCCCTCAATTGAGTCCTGATTTCGGGTTAAATATGTCTCTCCATCTATCTCCTAATAAATTGATAGCAAGAACAACCAATACAATTGATATACCAGGAAAGACTGAAATCCACCAAGATGATTCCATATATAATTGCCCCTCACTAAGTATG from the Sporosarcina psychrophila genome contains:
- a CDS encoding thiamine pyrophosphate-binding protein — protein: MTTTASVLVANFKYWGINHIFGIPGKAISPILFEILTHDLEFVLSKHEAAAGFEASGYALMNQKIGVAVGTSGPGGTNLLTAAGQAKASNLPLLIITGHPSLKDTGKAMGQDSSIFGTDLVDMFKSVTKFSARVERGDMLQPFLQHALEKALSGVKGPVHLSIPFDILLQEIEPFQLEFPVSHEMISPNTCDVIEKLHAAKRPLLFLGKGVHSSKAYEEVQRLAEHWNIPVITTPGGKGTFPSNHKLSLGAFGLGGTVEAAEYFNEQVDLLIIIGSRLSDMSIAGLSESMYPEHIIHFDYDPTFIGKSIQVPTTPVLGDIKSNLTAILKDIPETNSEAFLSAIEVSPLQDNQPGERMSAVQVLRAMRNTLPDDAIIFGDDGSHSFYGIKYFDIYKPGTFFFDDIFGAMGNGIGYSIGAKLAAPEKTIICLVGDGCMFMHGTELSTAYNYNSPVLFIVLNNGRLDMVEKGMQKMIGTSIGGIYETPLDVAKFAESMGLTATTCHTPYDLTEAIKEALHMIKETNKPIVIEALVLENEIPPTMGRQ
- a CDS encoding carboxymuconolactone decarboxylase family protein — protein: MENNKRYEYGLNAMEELFSQEVRTGMEGIKKISPDFWEMIVSFGFGDLYTREGLSLKEREFITLTSLITQGAFEQFKVHLQAALNVGLTKDEIIEIIIQCAGYVGFPKAVQAMGIAGEIFAKNE
- a CDS encoding FAD-binding oxidoreductase, coding for MNLINELKKVLTSDRVTNNQTVLEQHGRDESYHTPHLPDVVVFPESTEEVSLIMKLANKYKVAVVPFGVGTSLEGNIIPYNNGIMIDFSLMNHILEVRENDLLVKVQPGVTRMQLNKELKKYGLFFSVDPGADATLGGMAATNASGTTSVKYGVMRDQVRDLEVVLADGKIIHTGNLAAKSSSGYHLNGIFVGSEGTLGCFTELTLNVYGIPEHTVAARASFTLVDDAVEAVIAILQAGVPVARIELIDEHSMKQINHYSNTIYKEVPTLFLEFHGNKAGLEQDIIFTQEILQDKNCREILFEEETAKKNLLWEARHNAAYAYTHGHPGKKQMITDVCLPISELVGAIKDAREAVEESGLAAGIVGHVGDGNYHVLLMMDLNNPEEISKANKVNERIVHYALAKGGTCSGEHGVGIGKKKYQRLEHGNAFEVMQKIKKALDPNNILNPNKIL
- a CDS encoding enolase C-terminal domain-like protein, coding for MITIKDIRTIVTAPDGVNLIVVKVFTSEPGLYGLGCATFTQRHVAVVSILDNYLKPFLLGKDVTQIEDIWNTALVCGYWRNGPEFNNALSGIDMALWDIKGKIANMPLYQLLGGKCRNGVPLYRHAEGSNHEKLKEKVTELLEEGYQHIRCKMSSSNVDSIDPRSCNSVFNPKGYMRSTIDMFAYLRKEFGWEIEFIHDVHERLAPIDAVGFTKKLEQYDLYFLEDVLPPEQKDWLKQIRQNTTTPIAMGELFNNPNEWIPLITQRFIDFIRVHVSQIGGVTPAKKVISMCEAFGIRTALHGPLDLSPVGHAANIHLDISCINFGIQEWQYVSDSMYEIFPGCPEVENGCAYPNDKPGLGIEINEKLAVKYPPSTKTPAWTLTRLQDGTAIRP
- a CDS encoding RidA family protein, which produces MNLVDQRLKELGITLPEPYAPVASYTSAMTVNDMVYTSGNDCRVNGTLMYTGKLGKELTIEQGKMAARQTMINLLSTLKQHIGSLDRVEQVVKLLGFIRSEEGFKDQPYVLDGASDLLGQIFGSAGVHARSAIGTSELPFGTPVEIEMIVKIKAE
- a CDS encoding serine hydrolase domain-containing protein, with translation MTSMLTGFLSECIDNKDFSCASYVIGNSNGVIESNSLGHLYWGGPKVEDDSLYDLASVTKPIAVLPLMCALEEGKICLEDTVDLFLEEYRNTDKAKITLRQLLTHTSGLPGQQPNFQVCKTANEMKKSVRELHFANKPDTKVEYSSQGFMILGDIIEAIEKKTLDLVLKEKVFNPLNMDHTFFNPVPSIISKCVATEDCIWRGKIVRGQVHDENSVVLGGVTGHAGLFSTLADLSKLCQAMLQAHKRDFSCFLKSSTVNLMSKNHTKHLNLARGLGWQGKDKHNSPIGDYFSPQSYGHTGFTGTSIWIDPETDGFAILLTNRVHPTRKNDSIIRNRKVFHNLSYLQIKSNE
- a CDS encoding M20 family metallopeptidase, with the protein product MLVEVGKRNVVEALKDCISLQSQNPPGNVEQVVRWLEKWAESFGAEVKRQEVELLKNNLLISMNFGSGPTLVFNTHMDVNNPLGQEWTTDPFVAEIVGTRLYGVGACDAKGSLVSMMCALESLALNPAGLRGTIMLTAVMGEESGGVGSLHLVSKGLEADGAIVGEPTNLHIAVAHKGTYMKRIRIKGKSAHSAQSEKGINAITHAAHFILKIEQLNQKLLKEAHPFLGSASISVTIIDGGTQQNTIPGQCDIVIDRRLLPGETHEKADKEMDDILKELHHEIGQFEIEFIQPIVATIPSETSVGEKIVEKAIETIKGIVPDKQYPIGFRAGCDMSKLVTVAKIPTIILGPGSLAQAHVADEFVEINELYVAEKLYEDIARNFLS
- the thrC gene encoding threonine synthase codes for the protein MSWSYATHYKCDDCKIELSMGNRAVTTCPDCGGLLEVQYNFEELKKKSTPSDFKNRDRSIWRWHEFLPLKSKENIVSMGEGDTPLLPSIYIGGKLGLEKLYFKNDTLMPTGSFKDRGFSLAISYAKEIGITEGMTYSSGNAGMSFSAYAQRANMKTLTLVEYLANPLKQSLITLSGGKTAILHYKSMNEITQLLEEASRELNIYQFVNFINPIRHEAMKTYAYEISEALGWESPDYMIHPVGTGGGLWGAWKGFKELYELQWISKLPKMVAVQPSATGPHVKAFNQGKKVAVRVGDPTKTIAQSISADAPIQDGKRVLNALYESNGYAEEVTDEEIIGAMKDLGREGIVADPASAASVAGLKRLVQRGLIDSKSTIVCVITGGGLKQPKLIESLGNEDHVHINPDLSELSKLIKGL